In Candidatus Palauibacter australiensis, one DNA window encodes the following:
- a CDS encoding prolyl oligopeptidase family serine peptidase, with the protein MPRSPRTVRTRYLLPAVMGLLAAGCSSSSRGVDEAGRIPLTLENVFTAGGGAGRAVLSPDGSMLAVAGPAGGGSGSGVHLVPIPAPAEVVAAGGDASTFRVAGRAQTWSPDGERLAFIAGGDLLVAATGEPGRVVVEGASGLRAPSWSPDGETLAYYSTGSGSQDIWLVDAAGAAPPRQLTAGAAEAEDSRFSPMWSPDGRWIAYISNRADWWHDDVWLVAVASGETHRVSTLLMASSSPVWSPDGSTLVLMGTAKDEYWYQDLAYLYRIDLDFTGAAPRALREAPLDMQVYATDAIMRFDPFWSGDGERIYFPYQQRGAFDLWSVPASGGVATRVTNVGGSWSSLHATPDGRRAAFTRDAATEGREAWFLDLGGGTPVRLTDFSPHFEGVQRPAEISFRSFDGLYIQGFLYLPPAIRAARSAGSDPPACPALVQVHGGGTNSYTQGTNLVEQYLANEGFVVLAINYRGGSGFGREFQDLSVEDWLNDQSKDPGAAADWLRRQPYVNGRIGIYGGSYGGMQSMSAITRTPDKFDAAVPMRGIYSESLTLPHADRVGKIFAITGHGGTPEERPDIYAKSETLDRMDRITAPVLIMHGEFDVRAPFENFELAVERLEALGKEFESKTYPEGHGFRDPANSIDMYGRLQAFFDKHLGGCQPRGASPD; encoded by the coding sequence GTGCCTCGATCCCCGCGAACCGTCCGAACGCGCTACCTCCTGCCCGCGGTCATGGGGCTCCTCGCTGCCGGTTGCTCGTCCTCCAGCCGCGGCGTCGACGAAGCGGGCCGGATCCCGCTCACGCTGGAGAACGTCTTCACCGCCGGAGGGGGCGCGGGGCGGGCGGTGCTCTCGCCCGACGGGTCCATGCTCGCCGTGGCCGGACCCGCCGGGGGCGGCAGCGGATCCGGTGTTCACCTTGTCCCGATTCCGGCGCCGGCGGAGGTGGTGGCCGCCGGGGGAGACGCCTCGACCTTCCGGGTCGCCGGCCGGGCGCAGACGTGGTCGCCGGACGGAGAGCGGCTGGCCTTCATCGCCGGAGGAGACCTCCTTGTCGCCGCCACCGGAGAGCCGGGCCGGGTGGTGGTGGAGGGCGCGAGCGGCCTGCGGGCCCCGTCGTGGTCGCCGGATGGGGAGACCTTGGCGTACTACTCCACGGGGTCCGGTTCCCAGGACATCTGGCTCGTGGACGCCGCCGGGGCGGCGCCGCCCCGGCAGCTGACGGCCGGCGCGGCGGAGGCCGAGGACAGCCGCTTCAGCCCCATGTGGTCGCCGGACGGCCGGTGGATCGCCTACATCTCGAACCGGGCCGACTGGTGGCACGACGACGTGTGGCTCGTCGCCGTGGCGTCCGGCGAGACCCACCGGGTCTCCACTTTGCTCATGGCCTCATCCAGCCCCGTCTGGTCGCCGGACGGATCGACCCTCGTGCTGATGGGGACGGCCAAGGACGAGTACTGGTATCAGGACCTCGCCTACCTGTACCGGATCGACCTCGACTTCACCGGCGCCGCTCCGCGCGCCCTCCGGGAAGCGCCGCTCGACATGCAGGTCTACGCGACCGACGCGATCATGCGCTTCGACCCCTTCTGGTCCGGCGACGGCGAGCGCATCTACTTCCCGTACCAGCAGCGCGGGGCCTTCGACTTGTGGTCCGTCCCCGCGTCGGGCGGCGTCGCCACGCGCGTCACGAACGTCGGCGGATCCTGGTCATCCCTGCACGCGACGCCGGACGGCCGCCGCGCCGCGTTCACGCGCGATGCGGCGACGGAGGGCAGGGAAGCCTGGTTCCTCGACCTCGGGGGCGGCACCCCGGTTCGCCTGACGGACTTCTCGCCGCACTTCGAGGGCGTCCAGCGGCCTGCGGAGATCTCCTTCCGCTCCTTTGACGGCTTGTACATCCAGGGATTCCTCTACCTGCCGCCGGCGATCCGGGCCGCGCGCTCCGCCGGCTCCGACCCGCCCGCCTGCCCGGCTCTCGTCCAGGTACACGGCGGCGGAACGAACTCCTACACGCAGGGGACGAACCTCGTGGAGCAGTACCTGGCGAACGAGGGATTCGTCGTGCTCGCCATCAACTATCGCGGAGGGTCCGGCTTCGGGCGTGAGTTTCAGGATCTGTCGGTGGAGGACTGGCTGAACGACCAGTCGAAGGACCCGGGCGCCGCGGCGGACTGGCTGCGCCGCCAGCCGTACGTGAACGGGCGCATCGGCATCTACGGCGGGAGCTACGGAGGCATGCAGTCCATGTCCGCGATCACGCGCACGCCCGACAAGTTCGACGCGGCCGTCCCCATGCGCGGCATCTACTCCGAATCCCTGACGCTGCCGCACGCGGACCGCGTGGGGAAGATCTTCGCGATCACGGGGCACGGCGGGACGCCGGAGGAGCGGCCCGACATCTACGCGAAGAGCGAGACGCTCGACCGGATGGACCGCATCACGGCGCCCGTCCTCATCATGCACGGAGAGTTCGACGTAAGGGCGCCGTTCGAGAATTTCGAACTCGCGGTCGAGCGGCTCGAGGCGCTCGGCAAGGAGTTTGAATCGAAGACGTACCCCGAGGGCCACGGCTTCCGGGACCCCGCCAATTCGATCGACATGTACGGCCGGCTCCAGGCCTTTTTCGACAAGCACCTCGGAGGATGCCAACCCCGCGGCGCGTCTCCGGATTAG